From a single Gemmatimonadota bacterium genomic region:
- the carB gene encoding carbamoyl-phosphate synthase (glutamine-hydrolyzing) large subunit yields MSRQAPAGALTLPGKVLILGSSALKIGEAGEFDYSGSQAIKALQEEGVQTVLVNPNIATIQTSEHLADKVYFLPVTPEFVERVIEKEAPDAILLGFGGQTALNCGVALEEQGVLARHGVRVLGTSVDTIRTTEDRGLFAEALQEIGARVPRSRAVSSVPEALAAADELGYPVMLRIAYALGGLGSGVLTDPAELAARATVAFSHAPQVLIEECLLGWKEIEYEVVRDIHDNCITICNMENLDPMGIHTGESIVVAPSQTLTNVEYHRLREISIRVIRHLGVIGECNVQFAKDPASDDYRVIEVNARLSRSSALASKATGYPLAFVAAKLSLGHGLTEVPNKVTGVTSACFEPSLDYVVVKAPRWDLRKFRGVSTRIGSGMKSVGEVMAIGRTFEEALQKALRMLDTGADGVVANGPMVFEDLERELAEPTDRRVFALAQAFERGMSVDDVHALTRIDPWFLVRIEGLVQQASTLEGCREGVLPLPLLRNAKRAGFSDAQIARCSGRSEEDVRTLRVENGIRPVVKQIDTLGAEFPAQTNYLYLTYQGTEDDLGPSGKDAVLVLGSGAYRIGSSVEFDWCAVNSVRTLRALGHPTLMLNCNPETVSTDYDECERLYFDELTLETVREIWDREQPLGVIVSMGGQTPNSLAPRLHAEGIRVLGTPPESIDRAEDRHKFSALCDELGVAQPEWTEVTSEAAAERFADRVGYPVLVRPSYVLSGAAMAEAESPEQLREVLAKAAEVSPEHPTVLSKFITGAKEIEVDAVARDGEIVVYAIAEHIENAGVHSGDATLVLPPQRTYLETVRRIKRITATIARALHINGPFNIQFMARDNHILVIECNLRASRSFPFASKVFKVNFIELATRAILSRPTPKVASSLFELDYVGVKAPQFSFMRLAGADPVLGVEMASTGEVGCLGSDFEDAFLKALISVGFRFPIRRALLSTGPLEHKAVFLESTRNLAEAGVQFYGTRGTAQFMAESGIEISQVAWPLEDRSPNALELIRERQVDLVVNIPKDASEEELQNGYMIRRAAADHGIPLVTNIQLAQRLAGALRYHTLESLEIRAWDEYV; encoded by the coding sequence ATGAGCCGGCAGGCACCGGCGGGCGCCCTCACCCTACCCGGAAAGGTCCTGATCCTGGGCAGCTCAGCGCTCAAGATCGGTGAAGCCGGAGAGTTCGACTATTCCGGCAGCCAGGCGATCAAGGCCCTTCAGGAAGAAGGCGTCCAGACGGTCCTGGTCAACCCGAACATCGCCACGATCCAGACGTCCGAGCACCTGGCCGACAAGGTCTACTTCCTTCCCGTCACACCCGAGTTCGTGGAGCGGGTCATCGAGAAGGAGGCGCCGGACGCCATCCTGTTGGGCTTCGGGGGGCAAACCGCCCTCAACTGCGGCGTCGCGCTGGAAGAGCAAGGCGTGTTGGCACGCCACGGCGTCCGCGTGCTGGGCACCAGCGTCGACACCATTCGCACCACCGAAGACCGCGGGCTGTTCGCAGAAGCCCTCCAGGAGATCGGTGCCCGCGTGCCCAGGAGCCGAGCCGTCTCGTCCGTGCCCGAGGCACTGGCTGCCGCCGACGAGCTCGGATATCCCGTGATGCTGCGGATCGCCTACGCGTTGGGAGGCCTGGGCTCGGGCGTGCTCACCGACCCGGCCGAGCTGGCCGCGCGTGCCACCGTGGCCTTCTCCCATGCCCCCCAGGTGCTCATCGAGGAGTGTCTGCTGGGTTGGAAGGAAATCGAATACGAAGTCGTGCGCGACATCCACGACAACTGCATCACCATCTGCAACATGGAGAACCTCGACCCGATGGGCATCCACACCGGAGAGTCCATCGTGGTCGCACCGAGCCAGACGCTCACCAACGTGGAGTATCACCGGCTGCGGGAGATCTCCATTCGCGTGATCCGGCATCTGGGCGTCATCGGTGAATGCAATGTCCAGTTCGCCAAGGACCCGGCCTCCGACGACTACCGTGTCATCGAGGTGAATGCGAGGCTGTCCCGCAGCTCTGCACTCGCCTCCAAAGCCACCGGCTACCCGCTTGCCTTCGTCGCGGCCAAGCTGTCGCTCGGGCATGGTCTGACCGAGGTGCCGAACAAGGTGACGGGTGTCACGAGCGCCTGCTTCGAGCCCTCCCTCGACTACGTAGTCGTCAAAGCTCCCCGTTGGGACCTGCGCAAGTTCCGTGGGGTGTCCACGCGCATCGGCTCAGGCATGAAGTCCGTCGGTGAGGTCATGGCCATCGGACGCACCTTCGAGGAAGCATTGCAGAAGGCGCTCCGCATGCTGGATACCGGGGCCGACGGCGTGGTCGCCAACGGACCCATGGTCTTCGAAGACCTCGAGCGTGAATTGGCCGAGCCGACCGACCGGCGTGTGTTCGCGCTGGCGCAGGCGTTCGAACGCGGGATGAGCGTGGACGACGTTCACGCCCTGACGCGCATCGACCCCTGGTTTCTGGTTCGCATCGAGGGGTTGGTGCAACAGGCATCCACGCTGGAGGGCTGCCGGGAAGGCGTTCTTCCCCTACCGCTGCTGCGCAACGCGAAGCGCGCTGGCTTCTCGGACGCGCAGATCGCACGCTGCAGCGGGCGGAGCGAGGAGGACGTCCGCACGCTGCGCGTGGAGAACGGGATCCGACCGGTCGTGAAACAGATCGACACGCTCGGTGCCGAGTTCCCCGCGCAGACCAACTACCTCTATCTGACGTATCAAGGAACGGAAGACGACCTGGGGCCCTCCGGGAAGGACGCTGTGCTGGTCCTGGGCTCCGGTGCCTACCGCATCGGTAGCTCCGTGGAGTTCGACTGGTGCGCCGTCAACTCGGTGCGGACCCTGCGCGCGCTGGGCCATCCGACGCTGATGCTCAACTGCAATCCGGAGACGGTCAGCACAGACTACGACGAGTGCGAGCGCCTCTATTTCGACGAGCTCACCCTGGAGACGGTTCGGGAGATCTGGGACCGCGAGCAGCCCCTGGGGGTCATCGTGTCCATGGGCGGCCAAACGCCCAACAGCCTTGCCCCCAGGCTGCACGCTGAAGGCATCCGCGTGCTGGGGACCCCGCCCGAGAGCATCGACCGGGCCGAAGATCGTCATAAGTTCTCCGCACTGTGCGACGAGTTGGGCGTGGCCCAGCCGGAGTGGACTGAGGTCACGTCCGAGGCGGCCGCCGAGCGCTTCGCCGATCGGGTCGGCTACCCGGTCCTGGTCCGACCGTCCTATGTCCTCTCGGGGGCGGCGATGGCCGAGGCCGAGTCTCCCGAGCAACTCCGCGAAGTGCTGGCCAAGGCCGCGGAGGTGTCTCCCGAGCATCCGACCGTGCTGAGCAAGTTCATCACGGGCGCCAAGGAGATCGAGGTGGACGCGGTGGCTCGGGACGGCGAGATCGTGGTCTACGCCATCGCCGAGCACATCGAGAACGCCGGCGTCCACAGCGGAGACGCCACGCTGGTGCTCCCTCCGCAGCGCACCTACCTGGAAACCGTTCGACGCATCAAGCGGATCACGGCGACCATCGCCCGGGCGCTCCACATCAACGGGCCGTTCAACATCCAGTTCATGGCTCGCGACAACCACATCCTGGTGATCGAGTGCAACCTGAGGGCGTCGCGGTCCTTCCCGTTCGCTTCCAAGGTGTTCAAGGTCAATTTCATCGAGCTGGCCACCCGGGCCATTCTGTCGCGCCCCACGCCCAAAGTCGCCAGCTCGCTGTTCGAGCTCGACTATGTCGGCGTGAAGGCGCCGCAGTTCTCCTTCATGCGTCTTGCCGGTGCGGACCCGGTTCTGGGAGTGGAGATGGCATCCACGGGCGAGGTCGGCTGCCTCGGCAGCGACTTCGAGGACGCCTTCCTGAAGGCGCTGATCTCAGTCGGCTTCCGCTTTCCCATTCGACGCGCGTTGCTCAGCACCGGTCCCCTGGAGCACAAAGCGGTATTCCTGGAAAGCACGCGCAACCTGGCTGAAGCGGGCGTCCAATTCTACGGCACGCGGGGAACCGCCCAGTTCATGGCCGAGAGTGGGATCGAGATCAGCCAGGTCGCCTGGCCCCTGGAAGACCGCTCCCCCAACGCGCTGGAGTTGATCCGGGAGCGCCAGGTGGACCTCGTGGTGAACATCCCCAAGGACGCGTCGGAAGAGGAGCTGCAGAACGGCTACATGATTCGCCGTGCCGCTGCCGACCACGGCATCCCGCTGGTCACCAACATTCAGTTGGCACAGCGACTCGCGGGTGCGCTTCGCTACCACACGCTGGAGTCGCTGGAGATCCGAGCCTGGGACGAGTACGTGTAG
- the carA gene encoding glutamine-hydrolyzing carbamoyl-phosphate synthase small subunit — protein sequence MTATGTLLLEDGSRFPGTWFGADVGVAGEVVFNTGMVGYPETLTDPSYTGQILVCTYPLIGNYGVPSVEWDADGLLRTFEATSIRIRGLVVATLAADTSHWSASQSLHEWMAASGIPGLAGIDTRALTKRLRERGVMLGKLVREEEDVPWHDPNLRNLVAEASPSTVTRHGRDGPRVILVDMGAKEGIARSLVAAGARVIRVPWDHDFFDEDFDGVCLSNGPGDPKMTERAVEHTRRALAEGIPMLGVCLGNQVMALAAGADTYKLKYGHRSQNQPCVEVGTHRCHITSQNHGYAVDATTLPPGWREWFRNANDGSNEGIRHESLPARAVQFHPEASPGPTDTASLFADFVRSLR from the coding sequence ATGACGGCCACGGGCACACTGCTTCTCGAAGATGGATCCCGCTTCCCCGGCACGTGGTTCGGGGCGGACGTGGGTGTCGCCGGCGAGGTCGTCTTCAACACGGGGATGGTCGGGTACCCTGAGACGCTGACCGACCCCTCCTACACAGGCCAGATCCTGGTCTGCACCTATCCGCTTATCGGGAACTACGGCGTTCCTTCCGTCGAGTGGGACGCCGACGGCCTGCTCCGCACCTTCGAGGCGACCTCGATCCGGATTCGGGGCCTCGTGGTGGCGACCCTGGCAGCGGACACCAGCCACTGGTCGGCCTCGCAGAGCCTGCACGAATGGATGGCCGCCTCCGGCATCCCCGGACTCGCGGGCATCGACACACGGGCGCTGACCAAGCGACTCCGGGAGCGCGGCGTCATGCTCGGGAAGCTGGTGCGGGAGGAGGAGGACGTCCCCTGGCACGATCCCAATCTGCGGAATCTGGTCGCCGAAGCGAGTCCCTCCACGGTGACCCGACATGGTAGGGACGGGCCGCGTGTGATCCTCGTCGACATGGGCGCCAAGGAGGGGATCGCACGCAGCTTGGTGGCCGCCGGTGCCCGCGTGATCCGGGTGCCCTGGGACCATGACTTCTTCGACGAGGACTTCGATGGCGTCTGCCTCTCCAACGGTCCGGGCGATCCCAAGATGACGGAGCGTGCCGTCGAACACACGCGCCGGGCGTTGGCCGAGGGCATTCCCATGCTGGGCGTCTGCCTCGGCAATCAGGTGATGGCGCTGGCCGCCGGCGCGGACACCTACAAGCTGAAGTACGGCCACCGTTCCCAGAACCAGCCCTGTGTGGAAGTGGGCACGCACCGCTGTCACATCACTTCCCAGAACCACGGCTACGCGGTGGACGCCACCACGCTTCCACCTGGGTGGCGGGAGTGGTTCAGGAACGCCAACGACGGAAGCAACGAAGGGATACGGCACGAATCGCTTCCGGCGCGGGCCGTCCAGTTCCATCCGGAGGCGTCACCGGGACCCACCGACACCGCATCCCTGTTCGCCGATTTCGTGAGGTCACTCCGATGA
- a CDS encoding prolyl oligopeptidase family serine peptidase, with translation MRPSLGPVLLALPVLAACESGAYPAPPPSAARPVTDSYHGVEFVDDYRWLEDQAAPETRAWIEAQNAYAESVVGEGPLREAFRARLRELIDRADVGDTRKAGGFEYFTMRRPGEEMGSLYRRPAPSGDEAEPVEPVLDGTYEEVLDPTEFDATHRTPVEVIGYSEDGRLLAYAIRQGGADEIEVRFRDLETGMDLPDRLPNALYSGIAFDEDGTGLYYTHRSRTEGPRIRHHVLGSELSDDVELWGQGFGPTTYINMERVGDGAYRIFTAQHGWASNDLYLQRRGAGIEPVLVGSGAHLQVRYREGKLYVLTDWNAPHYRLMVVDPERPQPERWLELIPETEDVLESYAFIGDHIYATYLHEVENRIRTYDLQGQPVGEVEVPPMSTASVRAGDEGKALLTVSNHVQPAITYEIDLETGARSVKEPPEIQFDANGLTVDKVWFQSTEGARAPVYVIHREGIPLDGSHPAILNGYGGFNVAIKPGFSTTAATWVQAGGIYAIATLRGGSEFGEEWHQDGMLTHKQHVFDDFIAAAERLIELGYTSPDHLGISGGSNGGLLVASAMTQRPDLYRAVLCTYPDLDMVRFFEFSATNNIPALLEYGDARVLEQFEAMRQYSPYQAVRDGVDYPAVMLATGDLDTRAPPLQARKMTARLQAATASGRPVILWYDTRGGHAAGRGRPVTLQIEDTARELAFMGQQLGLRLPALVSR, from the coding sequence ATGCGTCCGTCGCTCGGTCCTGTTCTCCTCGCCCTTCCCGTCCTGGCAGCCTGCGAGTCAGGCGCCTACCCCGCGCCGCCGCCCAGCGCGGCCCGGCCCGTCACCGACAGCTACCACGGCGTCGAGTTCGTCGACGACTACCGCTGGCTCGAAGATCAGGCCGCCCCGGAGACGAGAGCCTGGATCGAGGCCCAGAACGCCTATGCCGAGTCGGTGGTGGGAGAGGGCCCGCTGCGGGAGGCATTCCGCGCGCGACTGCGTGAGCTGATCGACCGAGCCGACGTCGGAGACACCCGCAAGGCGGGTGGCTTCGAGTACTTCACGATGCGCCGACCGGGCGAGGAGATGGGCTCCCTGTACCGGCGGCCGGCACCGAGTGGCGACGAGGCCGAGCCTGTCGAGCCGGTCCTCGATGGCACGTACGAGGAGGTGCTCGATCCCACCGAGTTCGACGCGACCCACCGCACGCCGGTCGAGGTGATCGGCTACTCGGAAGACGGGCGCCTGCTGGCCTACGCCATCCGCCAGGGGGGCGCGGACGAGATCGAGGTCCGATTCCGCGACCTGGAGACGGGCATGGACCTGCCGGACCGGTTGCCCAATGCGCTGTACAGCGGCATCGCCTTCGATGAGGACGGCACCGGTCTCTACTACACGCACCGCTCCCGCACGGAGGGACCGCGCATCCGGCATCATGTGCTGGGCAGCGAACTCAGCGACGATGTCGAGCTTTGGGGTCAGGGCTTCGGACCCACCACCTACATCAACATGGAACGCGTGGGCGACGGCGCCTACCGGATCTTCACGGCGCAGCACGGCTGGGCCAGCAACGATCTCTACCTGCAGCGCCGCGGAGCCGGAATCGAGCCGGTGCTGGTGGGCTCAGGTGCCCACCTGCAGGTCCGCTACCGTGAAGGAAAGCTGTACGTCCTCACGGACTGGAACGCGCCCCACTACCGACTCATGGTTGTCGATCCCGAGCGTCCGCAGCCCGAGCGCTGGCTGGAGCTCATTCCGGAGACCGAGGACGTGCTGGAGAGCTACGCGTTCATCGGCGACCACATCTACGCCACCTACCTCCACGAGGTGGAGAACCGCATCCGCACCTACGATCTCCAGGGCCAACCGGTGGGCGAGGTGGAGGTTCCCCCCATGAGCACGGCCAGCGTCCGCGCGGGCGATGAGGGGAAAGCGCTGCTCACGGTCTCCAACCACGTGCAGCCCGCCATCACCTACGAGATCGACCTGGAAACTGGAGCGCGGTCGGTGAAAGAGCCGCCCGAGATCCAGTTCGACGCCAACGGACTGACGGTCGACAAGGTGTGGTTCCAGTCGACGGAGGGCGCGCGCGCGCCGGTGTACGTCATCCACCGAGAGGGAATCCCGCTGGACGGCAGTCACCCCGCGATCCTGAACGGCTACGGCGGCTTCAACGTGGCCATCAAACCTGGGTTCTCCACCACCGCCGCCACCTGGGTCCAGGCGGGTGGCATCTATGCCATCGCCACGCTGCGCGGGGGGTCGGAGTTCGGCGAGGAGTGGCACCAGGATGGGATGCTCACCCACAAGCAACACGTCTTCGACGACTTCATCGCGGCGGCGGAACGGTTGATCGAGCTGGGCTACACGTCTCCGGACCACCTGGGCATCAGCGGCGGAAGCAACGGTGGATTGCTGGTCGCCAGCGCCATGACGCAGCGCCCCGACCTCTATAGGGCCGTGCTATGCACCTACCCGGACCTCGACATGGTGCGGTTCTTCGAGTTCTCCGCGACCAACAACATCCCTGCCCTCTTGGAATACGGAGACGCCCGGGTGTTGGAGCAGTTCGAAGCCATGCGCCAGTACTCGCCCTACCAGGCGGTACGGGATGGCGTCGACTACCCGGCCGTGATGTTGGCCACCGGCGATCTGGACACTCGGGCGCCGCCGCTACAGGCCCGCAAGATGACGGCGCGTCTACAAGCGGCCACCGCCTCGGGTCGTCCGGTCATCCTCTGGTACGACACGCGGGGGGGGCATGCGGCCGGTCGCGGGAGGCCCGTCACCCTGCAGATCGAGGATACGGCCCGCGAGCTGGCCTTCATGGGGCAACAGCTGGGGTTGCGCCTGCCCGCGCTGGTGAGCCGCTGA